The following are encoded in a window of Rubellicoccus peritrichatus genomic DNA:
- a CDS encoding BNR-4 repeat-containing protein — protein sequence MNLFKIHVCTGFIAMLVHANAAVTYIDAVADPSLGTVNTVATSGDPLSLWYEPNGGLSDNSDWARRTDAAFGNDGDILQARNASGGFQELTTTISGLVSGQSYRIYAFFWDSQDPTQAWTLDAGLASNALSSYTGPSSTNSITAVGELASGLVFDSAVDTFLGNDRDLYYASLGTAVAVDGEVEVFIDNSLEGNNGRRSWYDGVGYELISDSSAKVSIYVDANESNTVASGGSPSPFSTSSESTGNLWRKRTGFGFDINGNAEIYEKDTTAGVGDATPLETTISGLNPGQEYGVYVCFISVPTESWQIQAGLTSGELITFSPTSDSDRVTDLGQTSVANSNRNQYIGFIANQTAAPDGTIVVYIDDGEGTANSSRSWYEGVGVGAPFDLPEPPPLPGGAIEVAPDGAWTWFNDERAIFHQGYLYSGYVRRDGHVGLTRYDPETGISKHVQLSTAQSQERDDHNNCSITVLPDDRLLVVYSRHNSRWEFYYRTSKVPTPSTLSDWNDEKVKGLNASNTYANTYRLPGESDKIYSFHRNINFDPTISISTDNGETWGSPTHFINAGNQYQRPYPRYCTNYDDRVDLIYTDGHPLDTSCSVYHMFYQGGNFRKSDGALLSSFADLPIDHNAGERGTVVYPYTASAWGSEDGPDDWIPGGRGWTWDICYGSDGNPVCVFQVQKNDVVGSGWTGDRIYYYYARWTGTEWQRRFIAHAGHGIYNQQRDYGGGMTLDPEDPRIVYISSNAANPFDLSSITNVPVNTNRRYEIYRGFTADGGLTFEWTPVTSDSEKDNLRPIVPENHGRTRHLLWFYGDYTTYQNYDCQVLGIFDEVKEPFAAWQSAYGLDGVLASANSDFDALSDLAEYALGSNPMDGTDMALPGIIDGKYSFPHLPSRTGVESVVQASPSLASDSWEDIATIRGGGLPNTVDPEYNLEADSENPSMYSIPLPLNEQGDPLFIRIDVREL from the coding sequence ATGAATTTGTTTAAGATCCATGTGTGCACTGGCTTTATCGCAATGCTTGTGCATGCAAATGCAGCGGTCACTTATATCGATGCAGTTGCAGATCCATCGCTTGGCACTGTAAACACGGTGGCAACCAGTGGAGACCCGTTAAGCCTTTGGTATGAGCCTAACGGTGGCTTGAGTGATAATTCGGATTGGGCCAGACGTACGGATGCTGCTTTTGGCAATGATGGAGATATCCTACAGGCAAGAAATGCGAGTGGTGGTTTCCAGGAGTTAACCACGACTATCTCCGGGCTGGTCTCTGGGCAATCTTATCGGATTTATGCTTTTTTCTGGGATTCCCAGGATCCTACTCAAGCGTGGACTCTTGATGCTGGTTTGGCTTCGAATGCCCTTTCGAGCTACACTGGACCGAGTTCTACCAATTCAATCACTGCAGTTGGTGAACTTGCTTCCGGACTGGTTTTCGATTCCGCAGTGGATACGTTTCTCGGAAATGACCGTGATTTGTATTATGCCAGTCTTGGTACTGCTGTCGCAGTTGATGGAGAGGTCGAGGTGTTTATTGATAACTCACTCGAAGGTAACAACGGCCGTCGTTCCTGGTATGATGGCGTTGGATATGAATTAATCTCAGACTCTTCGGCCAAGGTGAGTATTTATGTGGATGCCAACGAATCAAACACCGTTGCCTCTGGTGGTTCGCCTTCACCGTTTTCGACATCTTCAGAGAGTACGGGCAATCTATGGCGTAAGCGCACTGGTTTTGGGTTCGATATTAATGGCAATGCCGAAATTTATGAGAAAGATACAACGGCTGGCGTTGGTGATGCAACTCCACTTGAAACAACAATCAGTGGCCTGAATCCAGGTCAGGAGTATGGTGTTTATGTTTGCTTTATTTCTGTGCCAACGGAGAGCTGGCAGATACAGGCTGGGCTTACTTCTGGTGAATTGATTACCTTTAGTCCAACATCGGATTCAGACCGGGTTACGGATCTTGGACAAACTTCGGTGGCGAACTCGAATCGCAACCAGTATATTGGTTTTATAGCCAATCAGACTGCGGCTCCGGATGGGACGATTGTGGTCTACATTGATGATGGTGAGGGGACTGCAAATAGCTCCCGTTCCTGGTATGAGGGCGTGGGTGTCGGAGCACCTTTCGATTTGCCAGAACCGCCACCTTTACCCGGAGGTGCGATTGAGGTTGCGCCGGATGGGGCATGGACCTGGTTCAATGATGAGCGTGCTATTTTTCATCAGGGATATCTTTATTCAGGTTACGTTCGCCGGGATGGTCATGTTGGCTTGACCCGTTATGATCCGGAAACAGGCATTTCCAAGCACGTGCAGTTGAGCACCGCTCAGTCACAAGAGCGCGATGACCACAATAATTGTTCCATCACTGTGCTGCCGGATGATCGCTTACTGGTTGTCTATTCGCGGCACAACAGCCGATGGGAGTTTTACTATCGAACTTCAAAAGTGCCAACACCATCAACTTTATCCGACTGGAATGACGAAAAGGTGAAGGGATTAAATGCCAGCAATACATACGCGAACACCTATCGTTTGCCTGGAGAATCTGATAAAATATATTCTTTTCATCGTAATATTAATTTCGACCCCACTATTTCAATCTCTACTGATAATGGTGAAACTTGGGGTTCCCCGACACATTTTATCAATGCAGGCAATCAGTACCAGCGACCATATCCAAGATACTGTACGAACTATGATGATCGCGTTGATTTGATCTACACCGATGGCCATCCACTTGATACAAGTTGCTCTGTTTATCACATGTTTTATCAAGGTGGAAATTTTCGCAAGTCCGATGGAGCATTGCTTAGTTCATTTGCAGACTTGCCTATAGATCATAATGCAGGTGAACGTGGTACCGTTGTGTATCCATATACTGCTTCCGCTTGGGGCTCCGAAGATGGACCAGATGACTGGATTCCCGGCGGGCGTGGCTGGACATGGGATATCTGTTATGGTTCTGATGGTAATCCTGTCTGCGTTTTTCAGGTCCAGAAAAACGATGTGGTTGGTAGCGGCTGGACTGGAGACCGTATTTATTATTATTATGCACGCTGGACGGGGACGGAGTGGCAGCGCCGTTTCATTGCACATGCAGGCCATGGGATTTACAATCAGCAGCGTGATTATGGTGGTGGTATGACCTTGGATCCCGAAGATCCACGGATTGTTTATATTTCATCAAATGCTGCAAATCCATTTGATCTTTCGAGTATCACGAATGTTCCGGTGAATACTAACAGGCGATATGAAATCTATCGTGGTTTTACCGCTGATGGTGGATTGACGTTTGAGTGGACGCCAGTAACCAGTGATTCGGAAAAAGATAACTTGCGCCCTATAGTTCCGGAGAATCATGGACGAACGAGGCATTTGCTCTGGTTCTATGGCGACTACACAACGTATCAGAATTACGACTGTCAGGTTCTGGGAATTTTCGATGAAGTCAAAGAACCATTTGCTGCCTGGCAATCAGCATATGGGCTTGATGGTGTACTTGCCAGTGCCAATTCCGATTTTGATGCCTTGTCCGACCTGGCCGAATATGCACTGGGCAGTAATCCGATGGATGGGACGGATATGGCTTTGCCTGGGATTATTGATGGCAAATATTCCTTCCCGCATCTCCCAAGCCGTACAGGTGTTGAATCAGTGGTGCAGGCCTCACCAAGTCTTGCTTCGGATAGTTGGGAGGATATTGCGACTATACGTGGAGGTGGGCTGCCAAACACCGTTGATCCCGAGTATAATCTAGAGGCAGATAGTGAAAATCCATCAATGTACTCAATCCCTCTACCTTTGAATGAACAAGGTGATCCATTGTTTATCCGAATTGATGTGCGCGAGCTTTGA
- a CDS encoding PEP-CTERM sorting domain-containing protein (PEP-CTERM proteins occur, often in large numbers, in the proteomes of bacteria that also encode an exosortase, a predicted intramembrane cysteine proteinase. The presence of a PEP-CTERM domain at a protein's C-terminus predicts cleavage within the sorting domain, followed by covalent anchoring to some some component of the (usually Gram-negative) cell surface. Many PEP-CTERM proteins exhibit an unusual sequence composition that includes large numbers of potential glycosylation sites. Expression of one such protein has been shown restore the ability of a bacterium to form floc, a type of biofilm.), protein MKKLQLIATLTSFVSFITAPTAFGADVNLTANDAFGTSSFNAAGNWSDAAAPSAGNDYFVTGFLLRTPEANADITFGGDSLTINAGGRLINKVISSTAVVTINNLTLNGGLIDTGLGSTLVSRYGGNFTVNGTGSQFDANGTPMVVSAVLSGTGDLEVLSDPFGITFSAANTYTGNFTVNGPSTFSDTSSWSFDIGANGVNNSIGGGGTLNLDGSLNLDLSGAGTGVGDSWLLVDNSSLTETYGGTFTVAGFSDDGGGLWSQSANGVIYQFDQGTGALSVSAIPEPSVYGLLIAMGVGFLAFRRRKMNA, encoded by the coding sequence ATGAAAAAGCTACAGCTTATCGCAACACTCACATCATTTGTGAGTTTTATTACAGCACCAACAGCTTTTGGTGCAGACGTTAACTTGACTGCCAACGATGCTTTTGGAACTTCCTCATTCAATGCGGCGGGAAATTGGAGTGATGCCGCTGCACCTTCGGCGGGTAACGACTACTTCGTCACAGGTTTTCTCCTCAGAACCCCTGAGGCGAACGCTGACATAACTTTTGGTGGAGATTCGTTGACGATTAATGCCGGTGGGCGACTAATCAATAAAGTTATTTCCAGCACTGCCGTTGTCACGATCAATAACCTAACTTTGAATGGTGGACTGATTGATACCGGTCTGGGTTCAACTCTGGTCTCCCGCTACGGAGGAAATTTCACTGTAAACGGCACAGGTTCTCAGTTTGATGCGAATGGAACTCCAATGGTTGTTTCTGCCGTTTTGTCGGGAACAGGCGATCTAGAAGTTCTATCGGACCCTTTTGGCATAACATTCAGCGCCGCCAATACATACACCGGTAATTTCACCGTAAATGGTCCCAGTACGTTTTCTGACACCAGCAGTTGGTCATTTGATATTGGTGCCAATGGTGTGAACAATTCAATCGGAGGTGGTGGAACGCTCAATTTGGATGGATCACTCAATCTGGACTTAAGCGGTGCAGGCACTGGCGTGGGAGATAGCTGGCTCTTGGTGGATAACTCTTCTTTGACCGAAACTTATGGAGGCACTTTTACTGTTGCTGGTTTTAGTGATGATGGTGGTGGCTTGTGGAGTCAGTCTGCCAATGGTGTTATCTATCAATTTGATCAAGGCACAGGGGCATTGTCGGTAAGTGCAATTCCAGAACCGTCCGTATATGGACTGTTGATTGCCATGGGAGTTGGATTCCTGGCTTTCCGTAGACGTAAAATGAATGCTTAA